The region TGTGCGTGTGAAATGACAAATACCATATAGCACTGGAGAACGGCTGTTCGAATCCGTATTTTATGTTATAGTCGGTGAATTCACCCCAAGTTAGTGGCTTCTCCACCGATGACACATAGTTGTACACCGGTATGTCTTCGGTGTTGGTGCTACAATTAGTTTAAAAATGTTAACCTGCAAGAACACACTTCCGTAGCATTTAACTACCTTCTTTCCCGATTAACGGCAACGTCCCATGAAGCTGCGATCAATGCATTTACCGTCATGTCAACTGGTACAATATTGGCAACTACGTCGCGATCACAGTGCATAGTGCGAAGGACACCGGTGCCAGCACCATATACTACACCCGTCGGCCCGTACAAGTTATCAATGTAACCGACAACTGGCTCTTTAACTGAAGATGTTATAATCGCTGGTCGGAAAAGTCCTATCGGTAAATTTCGACCATTTATGCGGACAACATCTTCGGCTAGAGCTTTGGTAAAGGTGTATGTGTTTGGCCATTTGCCAAGGATGCTGAGAATGGTTAATTACGTGTAAAAATTGAGACCATATAAACGTTCATACTGGCAACGACGCCAGATatattttgtatgattttCCGTTACAGATAACTTGTTCACATTCCATTTGAAGGAAGAAACGAATCTGGTGAAGCAGTCCAGAAAATACTGTCACACGATTCACCCGAGTCGTTTCCCCCTCACTGAAACGTGTCGGTAATCATGAACAGAACATATATGTGAACAATGTGCGcgtaaaaataaatcgaagaaaaagaaaacgtcTTCAAACTTACGTTGGTGTAACTTCCTCCAATGATTTGTCgtccaatttttcaatcaatctATTTAAATCGTTGAAGTGAAAGGgaaatttgtagaatttttcttcaatgaaACGTAAGTGACAATTTGAGTAAACTGTTGACACGTGCATTACAACCTACaacacagaagaaaaaaacaaaaaggcGAGTAAATAATGGCAACCAGACCGTcgatgaaatttcaatttcaattcattatcGTTTCAATACCTCCAATTTGGTCATGTGCGTGCATAGCTCTAAGACCTCTTGAGTACCGCAAACATTTATGCCCACAGCCAACTTGAGTTTCTCATCAAATCGAACGGTGGCAGCGGCATGGAAAACCAATTGTACATTTGATATTAATGTTTGCCGatcgattaaatttaaacCTAATCCAGCAAGAGCACAATCACCGTGAATGGCCACAATTTTGTGACGGAATTTCGGTACCTCTTCATGTAGTCTCTCGAAGAcctattgaaaatttaaaattcttgtTACTCATCAGAACATAGTGGACGGTCTCATTAAATTACCAAATCATCGAAAATCTCGTCTAGTCTTGTGTGAATGTCTTTACCTTTCTTTGGTCTAACTAacaagtaaatattttcgatgcCAGGGCATGTCCGTAGCAATTTGTCAATTAGCATCTTTCCCATGAAgcctaaattgaaaatttggaaataagtCAATGAGATCCAGCTCAATTTCGTTCGTTGTCATTGTATTCTTCGCGTACCTGTTCCGCCGGTAACGAACACATTTTTGCcatcataaaatttttgtagttCTGATAATTTGTTATCAAGACCGTTTAGATTTGACTGAGATAGTTTGcgattttcttcattctttCTAGTTACAATATCCATTTCAACTGTAGCAATATGCTGGtatctgtaaaaaaaaaatttaaattaatgtaCTTGCAGAATGCTTCGTTTCCAAGAACTTGTCAAATAATTACGGATGCAATAATGAATTCAGAAAGAATTTAAGTTCAAGCACTCAACTTCAGGGTATGAGAGGAAAATGTTGCCCGAAATCCGATATAACTTCACCCTATTCCATTTACGCTATTACTGTTACTCATCCGTCTGCTAACAGTTTCGCTACAAACTAAAGCTTAAAATAATATGAGAAATCTGCCAACAACTGCCAActatttatttgcattttgtttgagtTTCTTATTGACATTCTGATGCAATCGATCATTATAACTTCTGCATTAATATAATGTGGATATTCGCAGTTGCGAGCTTGTATACGGAATATAAACTCGCAATACTGCCAGTACACTTATTGTTTGCCAATAATGTCAACAGAAGACCTTCAATTTTAATGACTTTAATGTCGGTTTTTCTCGGTTTAGTGTAATGGCTAGTGGATAATGGTTAATGAAAGAACCATTACCCAATCAAGCATCCAACCCAGAGACTGTCACATTCGCTCACTCCGTAGACTGCATACAGATAATTTTACCGCAAGGAATTCATTTAAAGTGTGATGATAAGCAAATGAATAAATCGACAAAAATCCGAATTACACACTTCGATGTTAAACATCTAGGATCCTAAAGAGAGTGGTATTTAAATACGCAATGATGAATATGTCATTAATAATATCTCATTTATCTGaatgaatttgataaaaatttaaaatttcattatacAATTCTGAAAAGTCAATTAAACTTGATATTTAAAAGGGGTGAGCCATGAAATCTTACGTTTATTGATGAGATAAGTGGTagaattaaatacaaaaagaGTAAAATGATTGAAGATTAAACCAACGAGTATCCAATTTCGTAAAAATGTGCAATATAAATAGAAACCAAGTAACGTTTATTGAAGTACGTGTTCGAGAATTGGTATAAAGCTTCATGGTGCTGAGCTTTTAAGTTTTGAAATTACTCTACAATTGTTCGGTGAATCATTTTTCTAgtttcgaaagaaaaaaaaaattatctcagAATGTTTGTCAAGTATAAAATGGGCTTGGTATTTCTTAAGTGTGTTTTCGACATTCTTCGATGtgattacaaatttatttatttgcaatTAGTTTCTTACAAAACTTTCtgaatcattttcttttcatgaTCTCATCTATTCACACGATCAAATAACTCGGAAGAATTGATATGAAAACGAGGGAAAATCCACTAACGTAATTGTAGACTCTAAAGGCCAACACACACTAGCATCTAGTGACATCGGTAATATCGTATTGTTTA is a window of Bradysia coprophila strain Holo2 unplaced genomic scaffold, BU_Bcop_v1 contig_350, whole genome shotgun sequence DNA encoding:
- the LOC119080937 gene encoding fatty acyl-CoA reductase wat-like; translated protein: MDIVTRKNEENRKLSQSNLNGLDNKLSELQKFYDGKNVFVTGGTGFMGKMLIDKLLRTCPGIENIYLLVRPKKGKDIHTRLDEIFDDLVFERLHEEVPKFRHKIVAIHGDCALAGLGLNLIDRQTLISNVQLVFHAAATVRFDEKLKLAVGINVCGTQEVLELCTHMTKLEVVMHVSTVYSNCHLRFIEEKFYKFPFHFNDLNRLIEKLDDKSLEEVTPTILGKWPNTYTFTKALAEDVVRINGRNLPIGLFRPAIITSSVKEPVVGYIDNLYGPTGVVYGAGTGVLRTMHCDRDVVANIVPVDMTVNALIAASWDVAVNRERSTNTEDIPVYNYVSSVEKPLTWGEFTDYNIKYGFEQPFSSAIWYLSFHTHKTAMMHSIYVIFLHILPAMLIDSLALCVGQRPQLLKVYKKIHKFADVISFFATNEWMFTNNNIQRMWNRLSVRDQAMFNFNMKTMDWVDYLHHYIPGMRKYLLKDDMSTVEAARRKWNRFYWLHQMLKTVLSLIILYFFWSTFSDYIYRCF